CGCCATGCCAGCTCGATGGTGACGCATCTCGGACGGACGCTGATGTGGCTGGGCGCGGCCCTGTTCCTGGCGGGCGCGCTGCTGTACTTCTCCCCGAAACTGCCCCTGCGGCTGGGCAGGCTGCCGGGCGACATCGTCATCCGCGGCAAGAACAGCGTTTTCTACTTTCCGCTGATGACCAGCATCCTGTTGAGCCTGGTCTTTTCGATTCTTCTGTGGCTGTTCCGCCGCCGGTAGCCCCGCACGCGGCCCGGCTGCTGTCTAGATCTCGCCCCGCGCCAGCAGGCGCTTCTCCTCGCGGTCGAAGGGCCGCCCCAGCCACCGGCGCGCCAGCTTCGCTTCATAAGAAGAGGGGGCCGTGCTGACGGCGCTCCGATAGGCCGCCACCGCTTCCTGGCGTCTGCCGAGCAGGTCCAGGCATTGCCCCAGCCTCAGCCAGGAGCCCACGGCGGAGTTCGGGTCCAGCCGGTCCGCAGCCGCCACTGCCCGCCGCAAATGCTGGATCGCCCCCTCGGGCTCGTCGTACCAGAACAGCAGATTGCCCCGCGCGAATTCGATCCGTTCGAACGGCAGGCTGGCGAACCCGGGGGCACCGCTGCGCTTCAGCTCTTCGATCCGGTCGAGCGCACGCAGCGCGTCCTCTTTCCGTCCGAGATCGGCGTACATCTGCGACAGTTCGAACAGCAGCAGGAAATTGCGGGGGTATTTTTCCAGGAGCTCGAGGATGATGGGAACGGCGTCCTGCGGGCGCCGCTCGCGCCGCGCCACCACGCCCAGCAGAATCTTGGCGTCGATGCGGTTCCAGTGGCCCTTTTCCGCCACCAGGCGCACCGTGCGGATGCCCCGCTCGCGGTCGCCGCGGAATCCGACCAGAAATCCCACCGTCCGGTAGTACCACGGCAGCGAGCCGACGATGTAGTCATGCACGCCCTGCAGCATGAGCGCGTCGATGTTTTCCGGGTCCAGCTCTGCGACGCGGTTGTGGAGTTTGCGGGCGTCGGTGATGTCCCGCAGCGCATCCATCCACGCGCGCCGCACCAGGAAATTGTAGGTTCCGCGGAACCCGAGGGCTACCCCGCGGGCGTACATTGCGTCCACGTCGCGCGGATTTTTTTCAAGCGCCGCCGCGGTCAGCCTCAGCGTCTCCCCGATCGACGCGGCGAAGAGCTTCTGTTCTTCCGCAGACGGCTCCATCTTCGGACGCCGGAGAAACGGGTTGCCCCCGGTGACCAATTCCGTTTCCAGAGCACCGGCGCGGAACATCATCTGGAACAGCACCGCCTGCGCCAGATGATTGTGGCGGTGGGGATCGGCGGGCGCCGCCGCGATCGCCTTCTGAAACTCCGCGATCGCCTGCGGATATTCCAGGTTGTAGAAATGGTCGAAGCCCTTCTGGATGACGGGATCCGGCGAGGGCGCGAGCAGCAGCCACAGCGCCGCCGCGGCTGTCATCGCCCCGCCTCCAGCCGGCGGATCGCCCACCGGGCGTGCTCGCTCACGCCTTCGTCTCCGAATTCCGCCAGCTTGCGCAAGACCGGCAGGTACCGTTCTTCGCCGCTATTGCCCATCGCTGTGGCCGCATTTCTCAGCATGCCCGCATACCGCGCCCGCCAGACGGGCGTCCGGCGGAACCGCTCGCGGAACTCCTCCGCCGTCAGCCCTGCCAGCTCCGCCAGATCCGGATCCGGATGCAGGGGCTGGAATTCCGCCATGGGCGTCAGCGGCGCTTTCCGGTTCCAGGGGCACACTTCCTGGCAGATGTCGCACCCGAAGATCAGATGCCCCATCTTCTCGCGCGCCTCTTCGGGCAGCGCGCCGCGCTGCTCGATGGTCCAGGTCGAGATGCACAGCCGGGCATCGAGGCGGTATCTTCCGCCCCCTGCCGGAACCAGCGCCCCGGTCGGGCAGGCGTCGATGCACCGCCGGCAGGTTCCGCACCGGTCTGGAGGCGGGCTGTCCGGCGCCATTTCCAGCGACGTGAGCACCTCGCCGAGGAAAAACCACGATCCCATCGGCTGATGAATCAGGCAGGTGTTCCGTCCGATCCACCCGAGACCCGCCCGCCGTGCCAGCGACCGCTCGAGCAGCGGCGCCGTGTCCACGCAGATCCGCGATTCGAAGGGGCCGATTTCGGCGCGCACCTCCTGCACGACGCTTTCAAGCATCGCCCTGACGAGGTCGTGATAGTCGGCGGCGCCCCAGGCGTAGCGGGAAACTGAATGACGGTCCGGTCCGGGAGCATGGTAGAGAAGCCCCACGCACACGACGGACCGGGCGGCGGGCATCAGTCGGCGCGGATCGGCGCGAAGCCCGGCCCGGTGGTCGGTCAGGTAGTGCAGCGGCCCCGCCAGACCGTCCGCAACCCATTCCTCGAAAACGGGAAAGTCGTCAACCGGGGCGGCCGGAGCGATG
This DNA window, taken from Bryobacteraceae bacterium, encodes the following:
- the queG gene encoding epoxyqueuosine reductase; this encodes MAARRAGFQLAGIAPAAPVDDFPVFEEWVADGLAGPLHYLTDHRAGLRADPRRLMPAARSVVCVGLLYHAPGPDRHSVSRYAWGAADYHDLVRAMLESVVQEVRAEIGPFESRICVDTAPLLERSLARRAGLGWIGRNTCLIHQPMGSWFFLGEVLTSLEMAPDSPPPDRCGTCRRCIDACPTGALVPAGGGRYRLDARLCISTWTIEQRGALPEEAREKMGHLIFGCDICQEVCPWNRKAPLTPMAEFQPLHPDPDLAELAGLTAEEFRERFRRTPVWRARYAGMLRNAATAMGNSGEERYLPVLRKLAEFGDEGVSEHARWAIRRLEAGR